The following are from one region of the Actinomycetota bacterium genome:
- a CDS encoding secondary thiamine-phosphate synthase enzyme YjbQ — MDTSELRLDTGGRHVLDLTDRAAAFAAQAGGDGLLQVFVPHATAGLAVMETGSGSEEDLEEVLGRLLPRDDRWAHRHGSRGHGADHLLPVFAGPSLTVPVRAGRLLLGTWQRICLVDLNDDNPRRTVRLSFLAG, encoded by the coding sequence ATGGACACCAGCGAGCTGCGCCTCGACACCGGCGGCCGGCACGTGCTCGACCTGACCGACCGGGCGGCCGCCTTCGCCGCCCAGGCCGGCGGGGACGGGCTGCTGCAGGTGTTCGTGCCCCACGCCACCGCCGGGCTGGCCGTGATGGAGACCGGGTCGGGGTCCGAGGAGGACCTCGAGGAGGTGCTCGGCCGCCTCCTGCCCCGCGACGACCGCTGGGCCCACCGCCACGGCAGCCGCGGCCACGGCGCCGACCACCTCCTGCCGGTGTTCGCCGGCCCGTCCCTGACCGTCCCGGTGCGGGCCGGCCGCCTCCTGCTCGGCACCTGGCAGCGCATCTGCCTGGTCGACCTGAACGACGACAACCCCCGGCGAACGGTGCGCCTGAGCTTCCTGGCCGGCTGA
- a CDS encoding D-glycerate dehydrogenase, protein MPAVLLTRGVPEPVRARLASSCRLEVWEGEGVMPRAELLDRVAGKAGLLAMLTDRVDGELLERAGPELAVVANFAVGYDNLDLDACTARGVLATNTPDVVTEATADLTWALLLAAARRVTEGDRFLRARRPWIWGPEFFLGFEVHGRTLGVIGLGRIGRAVARRAAGFAMPVVYTARHRLDPGEEAALGVAWRELDELLAEADFVTVHTGLSPATRHLIGAEQLARMKPTAVLVNTARGPIVDEAALAAALRAGELGAAGLDVFEREPEVHAGLLELDNVAIVPHLGTATLATRVAMGMAAADNLLAALEGRRPPNLLNPEALGQASR, encoded by the coding sequence ATGCCCGCCGTCCTGCTCACCCGCGGGGTGCCGGAGCCGGTCCGGGCCCGGCTGGCCTCCAGCTGCCGCCTCGAGGTCTGGGAGGGCGAGGGGGTCATGCCCCGGGCCGAGCTGCTGGACCGGGTCGCGGGCAAGGCCGGGCTGCTGGCCATGCTGACCGACCGGGTCGACGGCGAGCTGCTGGAGCGGGCCGGGCCGGAGCTGGCGGTGGTGGCCAACTTCGCCGTCGGCTACGACAACCTCGACCTGGACGCCTGCACGGCCAGGGGGGTGCTGGCCACCAACACCCCCGACGTGGTCACCGAGGCCACCGCCGACCTCACCTGGGCGCTGCTGCTGGCCGCGGCCAGGCGGGTCACCGAGGGGGACCGGTTCCTGCGGGCCCGGCGGCCCTGGATCTGGGGGCCGGAGTTCTTCCTCGGGTTCGAGGTCCACGGCCGGACCCTTGGCGTGATCGGCCTCGGCCGGATCGGGCGGGCGGTGGCCAGGCGGGCCGCCGGGTTCGCCATGCCGGTCGTCTACACGGCCCGGCACCGGCTGGACCCCGGCGAGGAGGCCGCCCTCGGGGTCGCCTGGCGCGAGCTGGACGAGCTGCTGGCCGAGGCCGACTTCGTCACCGTCCACACCGGGCTGTCGCCGGCGACCCGGCACCTCATCGGGGCCGAGCAGCTGGCGCGCATGAAGCCGACGGCCGTCCTGGTCAACACGGCCCGCGGCCCCATCGTGGACGAGGCCGCCCTGGCCGCCGCCCTGCGGGCCGGCGAGCTGGGCGCGGCCGGGCTGGACGTGTTCGAGCGCGAGCCCGAGGTCCACGCCGGCCTGCTGGAGCTGGACAACGTGGCCATCGTCCCCCACCTGGGCACGGCCACCCTGGCCACCCGGGTCGCCATGGGCATGGCCGCCGCCGACAACCTCCTGGCCGCCCTGGAGGGCCGCCGGCCCCCGAACCTGCTCAACCCGGAGGCGCTCGGTCAGGCGTCGAGGTGA
- a CDS encoding DUF5655 domain-containing protein codes for MSRAPLWTCPRCGRSFANRNQPHSCGPLDLGRHLAGRDPEVVAIFERLVELAERNGPVTVLPEKTRIAFQVRMSFAAFTLRRRRVDGHVVLARRLEHPRFRRVETFSPRNHLHQFRLEHLDEVDEEVAAWLAEAYRVGEQRHLDA; via the coding sequence GTGAGCCGGGCGCCGCTGTGGACCTGCCCGCGCTGCGGGCGGTCGTTCGCCAACCGCAACCAGCCGCACAGCTGCGGTCCCCTGGACCTCGGCCGCCACCTGGCCGGCCGCGACCCCGAGGTGGTGGCCATCTTCGAGCGGCTGGTCGAGCTGGCCGAGCGCAACGGCCCGGTCACGGTCCTGCCGGAGAAGACCCGCATCGCCTTCCAGGTGCGGATGAGCTTCGCCGCCTTCACGCTGCGCCGGCGCCGGGTCGACGGGCACGTGGTCCTGGCCCGGCGGCTCGAGCACCCCCGGTTCCGGCGGGTCGAGACCTTCTCGCCCCGCAACCACCTGCACCAGTTCCGGCTGGAGCACCTCGACGAGGTGGACGAGGAGGTCGCCGCCTGGCTGGCCGAGGCCTACCGGGTCGGCGAGCAGCGTCACCTCGACGCCTGA
- a CDS encoding class II fumarate hydratase, translating to MTQLWKGETDKAIENFPISGERVPVEVVRMLARVKAEAARVNAELGLLDPGQAERIAAAAEAVAAGDHDDQFPIDVFQTGSGTSTNTNVNEVVATLAGEGHHPNDHVNMGQSSNDVFPTAVHLAALHAATNDLLPALGTLAGSLEAKAAEFRDVVKAGRTHLMDAVPVTLGQEFAGYAAQVKEGAARVEAALPRVAKLPLGGTAVGTGLNAHPEFAARVRERVAAATGLELSPPAHPFEAQGARDALVELSGALKTVAVSCTKIANDIRWMGSGPRAGLAELLLPELQKGSSIMPGKVNPVMAEVLTQVSAQVIGNDAAITVGGLSGAFELNVYIPLMARNLLQSITYLAAACRAFATRCVDGITANTDRAQALAESTLVLVTALNPVVGYDKGAAISKEAAATGRSLREVALDHGVPADVLDKALDLRTAAHGNGFAD from the coding sequence ATGACCCAGCTGTGGAAGGGCGAGACCGACAAGGCGATCGAGAACTTCCCCATCTCCGGGGAGCGGGTGCCGGTCGAGGTGGTGCGGATGCTCGCCCGGGTCAAGGCCGAGGCGGCCCGGGTCAACGCCGAGCTCGGCCTGCTCGACCCGGGCCAGGCCGAGCGGATCGCCGCCGCCGCCGAGGCGGTCGCGGCCGGCGACCACGACGACCAGTTCCCGATCGACGTGTTCCAGACGGGGTCGGGCACCTCGACCAACACCAACGTCAACGAGGTCGTGGCCACCCTGGCCGGCGAGGGCCACCACCCCAACGACCACGTCAACATGGGCCAGTCGTCCAACGACGTCTTCCCGACCGCCGTCCACCTGGCCGCCCTCCACGCCGCCACCAACGACCTGCTGCCGGCCCTCGGCACCCTGGCCGGGTCGCTGGAGGCCAAGGCGGCCGAGTTCCGCGACGTGGTCAAGGCCGGGCGGACCCACCTGATGGACGCCGTCCCGGTCACCCTCGGCCAGGAGTTCGCCGGCTACGCCGCCCAGGTCAAGGAGGGCGCGGCCCGGGTCGAGGCGGCCCTGCCCCGGGTCGCCAAGCTGCCGCTTGGCGGCACCGCGGTCGGTACCGGCCTCAACGCCCACCCCGAGTTCGCGGCCCGGGTGCGCGAGCGGGTGGCCGCCGCCACCGGCCTGGAGCTGTCGCCGCCGGCCCACCCGTTCGAGGCCCAGGGCGCCCGCGACGCCCTGGTCGAGCTGTCCGGGGCCCTCAAGACGGTGGCCGTGAGCTGCACCAAGATCGCCAACGACATCCGCTGGATGGGCTCCGGCCCCCGGGCCGGCCTGGCCGAGCTGCTCCTGCCCGAGCTCCAGAAGGGCTCCTCGATCATGCCCGGCAAGGTCAACCCGGTCATGGCCGAGGTCCTCACCCAGGTGTCGGCCCAGGTCATCGGCAACGACGCCGCCATCACGGTCGGCGGCCTGTCGGGCGCCTTCGAGCTGAACGTCTACATCCCGCTGATGGCCCGCAACCTGCTCCAGTCGATCACCTACCTGGCCGCCGCCTGCCGGGCGTTCGCGACCCGCTGCGTCGACGGCATCACCGCCAACACCGACCGCGCCCAGGCCCTCGCCGAGTCGACCCTGGTCCTGGTCACCGCCCTCAACCCGGTCGTCGGCTACGACAAGGGCGCCGCCATCTCCAAGGAGGCCGCCGCCACCGGCCGTTCCCTCCGCGAGGTCGCCCTCGACCACGGCGTCCCCGCCGACGTCCTCGACAAGGCCCTCGACCTCCGCACCGCCGCCCACGGCAACGGCTTCGCCGACTAG
- a CDS encoding type II toxin-antitoxin system VapC family toxin produces the protein MIVLDASAAVDLLVEPAAQTGALRARLREASIVYAPHLMDAEVANALRRKVLQGRIDQLTARRAIRRLGAMRLKLRPHRPLLGRAFALRHQLAAYDAIYVAMAEATGATLLTRDARLGRTTGHGARVEVV, from the coding sequence ATGATCGTCCTGGATGCATCGGCAGCGGTCGACCTGCTGGTCGAGCCGGCGGCGCAGACCGGTGCGCTCCGAGCCCGTCTCCGCGAGGCGTCGATCGTGTACGCCCCGCACCTGATGGACGCCGAGGTCGCCAACGCGCTGCGGCGAAAGGTGCTGCAGGGTCGGATCGACCAGCTCACCGCGCGCCGGGCGATCCGTCGACTCGGGGCCATGCGGTTGAAGCTGCGGCCCCACCGGCCCCTGCTCGGGCGGGCGTTCGCGCTCCGCCACCAGCTGGCCGCCTACGACGCGATCTACGTGGCCATGGCCGAGGCGACCGGGGCGACCCTGCTCACCCGGGACGCGCGGCTGGGCCGGACCACCGGGCATGGGGCCCGGGTCGAGGTCGTCTAG